The genomic region ccaccggctagaatctgaatccccggcgggatggcactcgggccgcttaattttctgaagtcgcccgaagttttctaatgagacgactttggaaaatgaagctctcCTGGTTTCAGAGCACTAGCCGTTTGGCGCTAGTGCTCCGGCAAAAAACTGCTTGTtaggctgggcggcatgccgccccataattgatgccgccctaggcccgggtttATGCATaattgccgcaaatccgggcctgcctgccggcgatttagattttagctggTGTGAAggtttttcggggagattagtctacctaagaagaggcgatttgtcgcagggcaactaaatctccccggatctTTGAGTGTGGCTCTGCCCTAAAGGCAAGGTTTggatacaaaaaagaaataaaacaatatagttGTCGCCCTCACAGAGAGGTAGTGTTTTTAGCTACTAGTGTCCATGACTTCAAAGTACAAACTACATGGAGGCAGAAGAAAGAGGCTGTTATCAAACACTGGAGAGTTCAGTTGTAGAGTTGCCACACAGgatattttatactaaaaactACCCCTAGAAAACtagattttaacaatttttaaagattttaacttTGTGTGTTTAACAAGACCCAAAACACTGAGTTAAGATCTGCTTgagcatttttaaatattgacaaCAATATGTTATGGATGAAAATAAATGTAGCCATAATTCATATCTGAGCCTCTAAAATTGTAAGAGGTAGAAAAATGTAGACTTCTGTGGAGTGAAAATAAGAAATCATTGCCACATTTGTCATATTAGACTTGGGTCTCTATCAGTTAACTAAAACCCTTCAAAACAAAATGTTTGTGATGACCAGTTCTGTGCTGGTTTTTAATGCCTTGTATGACAGATTAGTACAACATCTATATAGCCCTGATGGAGGCCCAAAAATCTTAACCATTGCTCTGTTATTCATTCCCAGCCTACCCAAGAACACAATAGACTTCTATGAAAGCCATTATGTTTTAATTGTTATAGTATCTCGCCTTCTAAGTGGTATATGTGATAATTGTATCATTAAATTGAAAGGAAAAGTTTCTCTGctttgctactctccaagtcctacctacTCAGAAGCCTTGTTCTGATACCTTGagctgatgagatctaacaagattgaaacaggctgtctgtaagtttggatatatggctctgaactataaggctatatctgtgctataaaaccagccgTTCTGGATGCATATTTGGCCAAAGGAACACaaagagtgatttgcatgtctctgcccataatggtTTATGTGAAAGTTAACATTTAAATTTTGGTATGAAGacagtgctatgtgtgtagcatgaggcttataaataccttctgttttcagaaggctttacaccgCATGTCTTGtattgtgaagggcttttttgACTCATgtcagcccttctcaccctaaccaggttggtttctAAACgatagtcactctttactgcaagttggagtcctATCACCTTGCCTCCCAGcaacctatcaacagaacaattgggcatttaaccagatagcagctacctcaCACCTTTGCTGAAGGTTTTTCCCGCTTGGGTGCTATTTTCATGTTTACCATGTCTAGGTGGAGCTAGGGAGCATGACATGGGTCGTGGTAAATGCTATGGGAGGAGAGAAACAATAGATGTCTCAAACAGTTCCATCCTGGCTCAATatgctgagatggctgcctccacaccaatattacagctagaaaaattaatttgttcaagaataaaattttaaagggtaaagtgaattatttgcaatataaaccTTGTAccgtaaattaaaaataaaacttaaaggaacagttcagtgtaaaaaaaaaaaactgggtaaataggctgtgcaaaataaagtttctaatatagttatttagccaaaaatgtaatgtataaaggctggagtgactagatgtcttaatatagtagccagaacactatttcctgcttttcagctctctaactctgagttagttagcgacttgaaggtgggtcacatgggtcatacctgttcagtgagtttgtaattgatcctcagctttcagctcagattcaaaagcaacaggtatgaacCATGTGGACCCCCTCAGTcactgttctggctattatgttacacatccagtcactccagcctttatacattacatttttggctaactatatcagaaacattttttattttgcacagcctatttacccagtttttatttttatactgaagaattcctttaaaccataaacatcatgacagaatcctttgaGGTTCCTATTTACAGAACACTAAGCCTATAATGTATGCCACACTGAGTTACCTTAACAATTATCACTGAAATAGAGAAATTTGTATTTGTGTTCAAGAAAGGATAAACAACCATATACTTTCAGGTGTTTTTTTGCATTGCAGTgacaatgtgaaaatgtattggtTCTAGGGTTGCATTgaggggaaagagaaaaaaaatgtcactttcttgtttgtgtgacaagaAGTCGCATAACttttttttgatttgatttggctgaatctgaaaatGGCAGTATCTAGGCCAAATCCTGTATACCGAGCCTCCCTAATAGGTTCTGAGGAGTGCAAACAATgtctttataatattttttattaattgggggattttttttttaaatctgctttcTCTTTCCATGTTTAATACTGCCTTGTTTCTTGCATATAGTCAAGTGATACAGAGCAAGATGGTGGCTCACCAGAAAAGCGCTCACCAGTTATAGACAAGCACTCGGAACACAGCGATCTTTCAAAATCCCCTCGGGGCTTAAAACATTATTCAAGATCCCGCTCACGTTCAAGGGAACATAAACGAAAGATTGGTAGGTTGAAAAGTTCATTTATGTTTACTGTTGACTATGGTATGGTAATTGAAATACTTATGTGCCATTTCATTTATTCCCTTCTGTAGATGAGGGTAGAAAACACAGAAGTCGGAGCAGAAGCAAAGAGGTAATTAATACTACTTTGTAGTGTATGGTAACTTATGACCGTATACAGTGCTTGTACAAATGTCTTTTAACTAAATGGTAAGTACCTGTAACTGTAAAGCACATTGTGTTGCTGCCCTAAGGTGAAATATGCTCCTAGTTTTCATTCTATTAGTTTCATTTCCCACTGTTTATCAACAGTATGTTAAATCACtgacagtatatttatattatataccatactttttcttttttggcaGTTTTTGATTTTGTATAATGTTGATCGGCATTAAATACAATTATTGTTATCCTTTTTTTACCTCTGTCTTATTTTTCTTTCCTCTTGTATACATATGGATTTTAAAATTATCGCCGTCCACCTCTGTTCGTTCTTGAGCAGGCAGGAAGTTGGGGGGGAGGAAGCATTCTGAAATATAAATGGTTCACATTTAGGGTGTATAAAAAGAATGCTTCTTTGCTTCTCATAAAAACGCTCAAGAAGGTAACATTTGTAATCTGAACTTTAAATACCAAACTCATAATTTAGATGTGGTGTTTTGGTTTTCAGTTACTATAGGAAGCTTTTATATTTAATGATTATTTTGCTTAGTCCACATGATAACATTTCTATAATAAATCACACTCAGCGTGCTAAAGCACGAAGAGACTGAACTGAAGACGCTGCAGACTCAGATAGCAAAATAATAAGTCTACTTCATGATAAGGTAACTATCAGTTATTGAACATAATATTTGCCTTATACGATATTTTAAGCCGACTGTTTAAGgggttttgttttactttgcctCGGAAATgtcctttctttgcttttttgCATACTACAAACTTCAATCTGATTTCAGCTGTGCCAATCATAATGTAGATCATGCTATAATCTTAACCTTTGATCCTTGAAACCATAGGTTTCTGTTGAATTTTGATGATCATGCTCAGTGTGATGCAGTTTTTGTAATTGAAACTTTGACTGCCTTTGGAGGTTGCACTTCAGCAGAAGCCTATAAGTATGTTTGACTGTATGAAGGCCTGCAGTATTCTCTAttttacattatagacaaatagtcgCTATTGGACTAAAGACTGTAGTGTGCACAATGCGTAAAACCATGGCTTGGgttgttttatatgtttatagTGGGCAATAGTTTTGTAGGCAGAAACattcaaggaagtaaaaaattgtaAACAATACACATTTATGGTACATTGTTGCAACAGTCCCTTCGATAGTTGCTAGACCAGTGTCTTATGTTGCTTGCTATCCTCTGATGCActagtttgcttccaataagagcTGCAAGGTGCAGTCCAgataagactaaaaaaaaaaaaaggaatccatAGCCCCTATTTTTTTACCAAACCATAGAAACCTTTTTCAGGCATGTGTGGCTCCCCACAACTTTCTACATATAGTTATTGTTCACGGGTAAATAAGAGAACTTCTATGCAAGAGGGTCTCATGTCCCTTGTATGACATGACTGATATCCTAATAGTGGATTAGACTAAGGGCAGCCATACTCGTGCCAGTTTGGCATCTGACTATTTGCCATACAAGCCAAATGGTAATTTATTGTCTGACATCCGCACACTTGCAGAAATAAAGCAATCTAAAATAAAGCAGACACGCTTTCACCTTACCAGCTGTTACCAGTGCCCTATACACAAGGCATTGATATTTGACATTTTCTGTATTGACAGGTAGAGTTGGTTTCATTAGGATTTTTTAGGATGAACATctttttgaaggagaactaaagtttaaattactgggggtgccaaaatgttagatacTCTCTGATTAAAATTGTTTACCTGATCCCCTGGGACGGTGCTCCTGTTGGCTAAAACTGCATTAGCCCAATATATTTCTGCAGAATATCCTTGTCACCATCTTCTTCGGATTCGTCCGGTTTCTATTTGTCATTTTGGCAGACGTATGCTCAGTAGAGCAAAAGccaatttggaaataaaaagccagctttttcacTCATACCTGGATAGAACAGGAAGAAATATTGAGTCAAATAACTTCTGCAGAAATcacccaggccagtgcagttttctgctaatagcaGCACCCGCCCATGGTATCTGCAATTACAACCGCtggtgggtgcctaacatttggcacccacagtgATTTTGACTTTAATTGTCCATTCACTTGTAGTTGAACAGTAAGGCCAGAATGCCTAATTATTTTGTATGTACTGGAAGCCTGTCTTCATGGCGGAAGTCCACAAACTGCAGCTGAAGAATTGCATatcattaatatttaatatacataGATATAATGTTCATTTACATGTTTAGTAAAGcatatttgcacatttttattttgtacagtgtcTTATATGTAACACTTATATTCTGCTATACAAGTGGAAGCAGCTGCCTTTGCTATGGTGGGTTTAACGTATCCAGCAAATAAGTGATGCTTAATTTTCAGTGCAatgcaatcattttttataaCCACATTTCTGACTGTTGGACACACATTTTACTCAGCAagaacagttaaaattaaaaatatttttaaatccagTATTGGTGACTATAACCCTTTAAATTCATCTGTCTGTTTTTAGGGTCAAGGCTATAACCCAGTAATGTTTTAATAAGTTAATACTTGTGTTTACAACTACATTGTAATTAATtagtataatgtataattttttGTCAGTTAAAATGACAAATCTGACAACCTTTTTTCTCTCCTCTATAAAGGGttttattatatcattttttttttttttttactttcaaaaatgACCAGTTGAAATACCAAAGCAGTCTCAACTAGAATTCCCTTTGTGGGTTTCTTGGagtgtttgtatttatttatttttttaagccttaatgacttttttttttttttttttttttaaataaaacaaaatgataaaCTGCCTTTGTGGATTTAATGGAATATTTTCTGTTGAAGGAATATTCATGTAATTTGTGTGACTGCCATACAATCAACGTATACTTGAGGCCAGCTAATATATACCCTCATAGATGGCAAATCAGTGTTAAGTGCAACATCAAGTAGTTCACTATTAAAGCGAATCAATTATTGCTTCACAACATATCATTTCTCTCCTTTGGCATTCATACTAACTCTCTTTGTTGCACTATTTTCCTGAAAGAACCAACTTCTTCTTAAAACAGGCAAGAAGACATGAGGTTAAAGAGAAGTCATCCAAAAAACATCGATCTGATGACAGCATTAACAGAGATCATTCCGACAAGACGAGAGAGAGACTAAATCCATCAGACAATGGAGACGAAAGACATCGACGTAAAGAAAAAAGATCATCTAGAGGCAAAAGTTATTCCAGGTCTCGTTCACGTGAGAGGTAGGATTtgcttgtgacctgggggtttctggatatgcggtctttctgtaaaatgtaaggctattaaaaacaattaaaaaaaaaaaaaaaaaaaggtgaaagaaattgttttgccaccaactgAATTTATCTTATCAACAaaaacaaggtaatgttttattataggcAAATATGAACTGCTTTAAATAgaactatgggaaatggcatttctGGGCTTCCTGGATGTTGCTTTACAAATAATAGCTCCTATTCATGTACCTGccatattaatcaattaaaatcAAACTCATTCCTTGACTAATGTCAAGAAGTGTCAACTGGAGACAGTTTTTAGTTCACACATGCATTTTTCTCATTAGAATTTGCAAAATGTCTTTTAGTTTAATAATCAACAAATCTTTTGTGGGGGTTATTATAGGCAAATATGAACTGCTTTAAATAgaactatgggaaatggcatttctGGGCTTCCTGGATGTTGCTTTACAAATAATAGCTCCTATTCATGTACCTGccatattaatcaattaaaatcAAACTCATTCCTTGACTAATGTCAAGAAGTGTCAACTGGAGACAGTTTTTAGTTCACACATGCATTTTTCTCATTAGAATTTGCAAAATGTGTTTTAGTTTAATAATCAACAAATCTTTTGTGGGGGTTCAGTATTCAGCTAAACCAAAAATCTACGGCTGAAGTGCATCACTGATTACCACAATAGATGTGATAAATGTGCTCTGTTTTACAGACGCCATCGTAGTAGAAGCAATGACAGAAAAAAATCTCGTTCAAGAAGTAGGGAGAGGAAAAGGCATCCCCGATCCCGCTCTCGGTCAAGATCTAAACATAGACATCGAAGCAAGAGTAGAAGCAAAAGTCGGTaagttttacatttgttttaggagATTAGTTTATATGTATAAACTATATAGATTTCaaactttttctgttttcttggCATTGATTGATGTTGATGggttttaaagggaattttttgAATGGTCTCTGATGtatgatccaggtgcagattctgaactgttacaacttGCTTCATGAATTGATAAATTGCTCCGCAGCACTTATGGAattttagcaactattttataaattataaccgctgcctttaatgaaactttgGAGTTCTGCTCAGCATGGGCTAAGATAAGACGTGTATCATAAGACGTGTATCAACTAACATGTCATTTTAAAAACTTTACAGAGTTAGTGACTCCCCCCCCCCGAGCTAATTttgaaagacataagaaggtgaaaaactgaaataaagggtaagggcacatgggcagattcggggagattagttgcaacaaatctcctcctcttcagggcgacaatctccccgaactgccttccccatccttcccgccggctataatgaaaaattgccagcgggatggcactcgcggcacttcgtcttccgaagttgcctcacgaggaaacttcaggcaacttttggaaaacaaagcgcatctagtgccatcccactgccgattcttcattatagctggcgagaaggcagttcagggagattgttgccccgaagaagaggcgatttgtcgtcagGGTGACTTATCTCCTTGAATCTGCCCGTTTTTCCTTACCCTTAGACTTCAATATTGGAAGACAGTTacaagtagaaaatagaaagtaatttaaaaggtctttctttctggtgaactatctgaaaacaactgaaatgaaagatGTATGGGCAGGTAAACATTCCTTTAAAGTAAAGCAGATGGTTGCTTTGTGCACATGAGTGAGATTAGCCACCAACCTAAGGTGGATTTATTAGAAATACAGCCAAAAGCTTGTATGTTAACCATGTGTTCCAGTGGCCTACATGCTGTATAGAAATTCTTGCATCTTTACATGGTGAACTTTATCATATCTTTCTGTATAATAAGACACAAAAGCTCTTAACAAGCTTGTTACATTTGTGTCTGACTGACTGAAACTATATGTAAATTATGTTTGTAgagagaagaagaggagaatagAGAAACCTCGAAGGCACAGCAGAAGTCGAAGCTGTACACCTCCAAGCCCTCCAGCTTTTCGAGGGAGAAATACAGCTATGGATGCACAAGAAGCCTTAGCTAGAAGGTACATATTACTTACCATTCCCAGTCAGTTGTTGGAATGATTTACTCCTTTTGCAAATGACATGCCATTCTGGTAGGTTCACAAAACAGTATATCCTAGCACacctttctattttattttcatgcaACATTTTCTTTTCCTTGTTAGGTTGGAAAGGGCAAAGAAACTGCAA from Xenopus laevis strain J_2021 chromosome 1S, Xenopus_laevis_v10.1, whole genome shotgun sequence harbors:
- the rsrc2.S gene encoding uncharacterized protein LOC735007 isoform X1, producing the protein MASSDTEQDGGSPEKRSPVIDKHSEHSDLSKSPRGLKHYSRSRSRSREHKRKIDEGRKHRSRSRSKEARRHEVKEKSSKKHRSDDSINRDHSDKTRERLNPSDNGDERHRRKEKRSSRGKSYSRSRSRERRHRSRSNDRKKSRSRSRERKRHPRSRSRSRSKHRHRSKSRSKSREKKRRIEKPRRHSRSRSCTPPSPPAFRGRNTAMDAQEALARRLERAKKLQEQREKETCEKQKQQEIAAVAATGGGSVINVAALLASGTQVTPQIAMAAQMAALQAKALAETGISVPSYYNPAAVNPMKFAEQAKKRKKLWQGKKEGDKSQSAEIWEKLNFGNKDQNVKFRKLMGIKNEEETATSSVDAESFKTLMQQEEMFRNLDAQYEMARSQTHTQRGMGFGFTSSMRGMDAV
- the rsrc2.S gene encoding uncharacterized protein LOC735007 isoform X2, producing MASSDTEQDGGSPEKRSPVIDKHSEHSDLSKSPRGLKHYSRSRSRSREHKRKIDEGRKHRSRSRSKEARRHEVKEKSSKKHRSDDSINRDHSDKTRERLNPSDNGDERHRRKEKRSSRGKSYSRSRSRERRHRSRSNDRKKSRSRSRERKRHPRSRSRSRSKHRHRSKSRSKSREKKRRIEKPRRHSRSRSCTPPSPPAFRGRNTAMDAQEALARRLERAKKLQEQREKETCEKQKQQEIAAGGGSVINVAALLASGTQVTPQIAMAAQMAALQAKALAETGISVPSYYNPAAVNPMKFAEQAKKRKKLWQGKKEGDKSQSAEIWEKLNFGNKDQNVKFRKLMGIKNEEETATSSVDAESFKTLMQQEEMFRNLDAQYEMARSQTHTQRGMGFGFTSSMRGMDAV